A window of the Nibribacter ruber genome harbors these coding sequences:
- a CDS encoding efflux RND transporter periplasmic adaptor subunit codes for MKRNLSPLALAFFASALLYSCGNKEGAPQGAMMGGPVPVNTYTVMQERVVGTDTYPGTVVPLSEVELRPQVSGYITQIFVKDGQRVTKGQKLYEIDRTKYQAAYNQAQAQVRSAQANLNRVQKDLERYENLAKQDAIARQRVDYARADVETARAQVAVARSQVASAATDLGYSIINAPFSGTIGISQVRVGSQVSPGQTLLNTISSDGPTAVDFVINETELPRFNRLQQGKQPDSLFTLSFSDGSTYPHTGKLSAIDRAIGTQTGTITVRVSFPNPDRQLVSGMTVSVNVLNQDIGQQITLPFKAVTEQLGEYFVYKVQGDSVQQQNIQLGTRFQDKIVAREGLNAGDVIVVEGIQKLRQGAKVQVGAAPAAGPAAGAR; via the coding sequence ATGAAAAGAAATCTTTCTCCCCTGGCCTTAGCCTTCTTCGCCTCTGCCCTGCTTTATTCTTGCGGCAACAAAGAAGGAGCTCCGCAAGGCGCCATGATGGGCGGCCCGGTACCCGTGAATACCTATACCGTCATGCAGGAACGCGTGGTGGGCACTGACACCTATCCGGGCACGGTAGTACCGTTGAGTGAAGTGGAACTACGCCCGCAGGTAAGCGGCTACATTACCCAGATATTTGTAAAAGATGGCCAGCGCGTGACCAAAGGCCAGAAACTGTATGAGATTGACCGTACCAAGTACCAAGCAGCCTATAACCAGGCCCAGGCCCAAGTACGCAGCGCACAGGCCAACCTCAACCGCGTGCAGAAAGACCTGGAGCGCTATGAGAACCTGGCCAAGCAGGACGCCATTGCCCGCCAGCGCGTAGACTACGCCCGCGCCGACGTGGAGACTGCCCGTGCCCAAGTGGCCGTGGCCCGCTCTCAGGTGGCCAGCGCCGCTACAGACCTGGGCTATTCCATCATCAACGCGCCGTTCTCTGGTACCATCGGCATCTCACAGGTGCGGGTAGGCTCCCAGGTAAGTCCGGGGCAGACGCTGTTGAACACTATTTCTTCAGATGGCCCCACGGCCGTTGATTTTGTGATCAATGAAACCGAACTGCCCAGATTTAACCGCCTGCAGCAAGGCAAACAGCCAGACTCTTTGTTCACGCTTTCCTTCTCTGACGGTTCTACCTATCCACATACAGGTAAGCTGAGCGCCATTGATCGGGCCATTGGTACGCAGACGGGTACCATCACGGTGCGCGTGAGCTTCCCTAACCCAGATCGCCAACTGGTGTCTGGCATGACCGTGAGCGTGAACGTCTTGAACCAGGACATTGGCCAACAGATTACGCTTCCGTTTAAGGCCGTGACAGAGCAGTTGGGCGAGTACTTCGTGTACAAAGTGCAGGGCGATTCTGTACAGCAGCAGAACATTCAACTAGGCACCCGCTTCCAGGACAAGATTGTGGCCCGTGAAGGCTTGAACGCCGGTGATGTGATTGTGGTGGAAGGCATCCAGAAACTGCGTCAGGGAGCCAAAGTGCAGGTAGGTGCCGCGCCAGCCGCAGGCCCGGCCGCCGGTGCCAGATAA